The Panacibacter microcysteis genome includes a window with the following:
- a CDS encoding universal stress protein: protein MQKNLYNILVPVDFSPRDRWAISKAIELANALHCNIHLVHVVSSASFPLLTVEAAHFYPYDRSADMKNAQDRLHAMKEQYKQHLCGKGQIEISVLSGSEQEELVKYTRLYNMDMVVKGLSKFNLLHRIVSTVNISNLAKKTAMPVLGVRASGLVSHFKKIVLPLHDDHIPMRRIRLAALLGRYFKSTIFVVSLRKGNNEPEIPILSQTLEVIQSLTTIPVQSIILEGKNLATTTLNFSKKINADLIMINNKHDYYLPGMWNRITKRLLSYNSKIPVITLEKE from the coding sequence ATGCAGAAGAACTTATACAACATTTTAGTGCCGGTAGATTTCTCCCCAAGAGACAGATGGGCAATTTCAAAGGCTATCGAATTAGCCAACGCACTGCATTGTAATATCCATCTTGTGCACGTGGTGTCATCAGCTTCATTCCCTTTGCTTACAGTAGAAGCAGCCCATTTTTACCCTTACGACCGTTCTGCAGATATGAAAAATGCGCAGGACCGCTTACACGCAATGAAAGAACAGTACAAGCAACATCTCTGCGGTAAGGGCCAGATTGAAATAAGTGTACTGAGTGGCAGTGAGCAGGAAGAACTCGTGAAATACACACGCTTGTATAACATGGATATGGTAGTAAAAGGTCTCTCAAAATTCAACCTGCTGCACCGAATCGTCTCAACGGTGAACATTAGTAACCTGGCAAAGAAAACTGCTATGCCGGTGCTTGGTGTAAGGGCCAGTGGCCTGGTAAGTCATTTTAAAAAAATTGTTTTACCACTGCATGATGACCATATACCCATGCGCCGCATCAGACTTGCAGCACTATTGGGCAGGTATTTCAAATCAACCATCTTCGTTGTTTCGCTGAGGAAAGGAAATAATGAACCGGAAATTCCAATCCTGTCTCAAACGCTGGAAGTAATACAAAGCCTCACAACTATACCCGTGCAGTCTATTATTCTGGAGGGAAAGAACCTGGCGACCACAACGCTTAATTTCTCCAAGAAAATAAATGCGGATCTTATTATGATCAACAACAAGCACGATTATTATTTGCCCGGTATGTGGAACAGGATTACAAAAAGATTACTGTCATACAACTCCAAAATTCCGGTTATAACACTGGAAAAAGAATAA
- a CDS encoding 3-keto-disaccharide hydrolase encodes MKYTAIVSLLICCCFGAVAQQQKGFVSLFDGQSLNGWKQVSGSAKYSVANNMIVGETVASSPNTFLITEKEFGDFILELDIKMEDTSSNSGIQFRSHINPEGNDGKGRVYGYQFEIDPSARKWSGGVYDEARRDWLYPLSLHPQVQNAFKINDFNHVRIECKGREIRTWLNDIAVACVADSFDASGFIALQVHSINNEKQVGKKIWWKNIRIKTGSDVTLTPLPSNMYAVNNLPNTLTDYEKKNGWKLLFDGTSTQGWRGAYKSTFPQGGWLVKNGTLTVLSSEGKESANGGDIVTIDEYSAFDLSFEFKLTPGANSGVKYFVTLSENNSGSAIGLEYQVLDDSLHPDAKLGRDGNRTMASLYDLITANKQKRFIHQPGEWNTGRVVVYPNNHVEHYLNGIKVLEYDRGSQAYKDLVAISKYKVWPNFGEAKQGHILLQDHGNEVSFRSIKIKTLQ; translated from the coding sequence ATGAAATACACAGCAATTGTTTCTTTACTTATCTGCTGCTGCTTTGGAGCAGTAGCGCAGCAACAAAAAGGCTTTGTAAGTTTATTCGATGGTCAGTCATTAAATGGGTGGAAACAGGTTTCCGGGTCTGCGAAGTACAGCGTGGCCAACAACATGATTGTTGGAGAAACAGTTGCTTCTTCTCCCAATACCTTTCTTATAACAGAAAAGGAATTCGGAGATTTTATTCTTGAACTGGATATAAAAATGGAAGATACATCCTCGAATTCCGGTATACAGTTCAGGAGCCATATAAACCCTGAAGGTAATGATGGTAAAGGTCGTGTGTACGGTTACCAGTTTGAAATAGATCCGTCTGCGCGTAAGTGGAGCGGCGGTGTGTATGACGAAGCAAGAAGAGACTGGCTTTACCCGCTTAGCCTTCACCCGCAGGTACAAAATGCTTTTAAGATTAACGATTTTAACCATGTACGCATAGAATGTAAGGGACGCGAAATAAGAACATGGTTAAACGATATAGCCGTTGCTTGCGTGGCAGATAGTTTTGATGCCAGCGGCTTTATAGCATTGCAGGTGCACAGTATTAACAATGAAAAGCAGGTGGGTAAAAAAATATGGTGGAAGAACATTCGTATAAAAACAGGCAGCGATGTAACGCTAACGCCTTTGCCTTCCAATATGTACGCGGTAAACAACCTGCCCAATACATTAACAGATTACGAGAAGAAAAATGGCTGGAAGTTGTTGTTTGATGGTACAAGCACCCAGGGCTGGCGTGGTGCGTATAAAAGCACTTTTCCGCAGGGTGGCTGGCTGGTAAAGAACGGAACACTAACTGTGCTTTCTTCCGAAGGAAAAGAATCTGCCAATGGCGGAGATATTGTAACCATTGATGAATACAGCGCCTTTGATCTGTCGTTTGAGTTTAAGCTTACGCCCGGTGCCAACAGCGGCGTAAAATATTTTGTTACATTGTCAGAAAACAACAGCGGCTCTGCCATTGGGTTGGAGTACCAGGTGCTGGATGACTCTTTACATCCCGATGCAAAACTTGGCAGAGATGGCAACAGAACAATGGCTTCGCTGTACGATCTTATAACCGCCAATAAACAAAAGCGATTTATTCACCAGCCCGGCGAGTGGAATACGGGCAGGGTGGTGGTTTACCCCAACAACCACGTAGAACATTATCTCAATGGCATTAAGGTGCTCGAGTACGATCGTGGATCGCAGGCTTATAAAGACCTGGTGGCAATCAGCAAATACAAAGTGTGGCCAAACTTTGGCGAAGCAAAACAGGGCCATATCTTACTGCAGGATCATGGTAATGAAGTAAGCTTCAGGAGTATTAAAATAAAAACACTGCAATAA
- a CDS encoding FAD:protein FMN transferase — protein MRLAFVLMIITIFSFFKPVETPGEFLISGTAQGTTYHIRYYATDSLVTKQQIDSILTCIDSSLSVYKPYSLITRFNQSAAGSAIDAHFANVVKASLETYYSTGGTFDITVAPLTEAWGFAAKHIDHVPDTATIKSLLGCVGSDKIVLQKDSLIKKKPCVQVDVNGIAQGYSVDVVAHFLLQQGIQNYLVEIGGEICVRGRKQPSGSLMKIGIESPGDDEMEPGIMQKIIATDKGAVTTSGNYRKYYESEGKKITHLIDPSTGYSIQNEMISATVYAKDAITADAYDNALMVMGLQKAIQFVEAKKDIAAYFIYRRNDGSVADTATTAFYKLFDKE, from the coding sequence ATGCGATTGGCTTTTGTATTGATGATAATCACCATATTTTCTTTTTTTAAACCAGTTGAAACACCCGGAGAGTTTTTGATAAGCGGCACTGCACAAGGCACCACTTACCACATCCGTTATTATGCCACTGACAGCCTGGTTACCAAACAACAAATAGACAGCATTCTTACCTGTATAGACAGCTCACTTTCAGTTTACAAACCTTACTCCCTTATCACCAGGTTCAATCAATCTGCCGCAGGCTCAGCCATAGATGCGCACTTTGCGAATGTTGTAAAAGCTTCACTTGAAACATACTACTCAACCGGCGGAACTTTTGATATAACTGTGGCGCCGCTAACCGAGGCATGGGGCTTTGCAGCAAAACATATAGACCACGTGCCGGATACCGCAACAATCAAATCTTTACTGGGCTGTGTGGGTTCAGACAAAATTGTTTTGCAGAAAGATTCGCTTATTAAAAAAAAGCCATGTGTTCAAGTGGATGTGAATGGTATTGCACAAGGATACAGCGTAGATGTTGTTGCGCATTTTTTGCTGCAACAGGGCATTCAAAACTACCTCGTTGAAATTGGGGGCGAGATCTGCGTTCGTGGCCGCAAACAACCATCTGGATCGCTGATGAAAATTGGTATTGAATCTCCGGGAGATGATGAAATGGAGCCGGGCATTATGCAAAAAATTATTGCAACAGATAAGGGCGCCGTTACAACTTCGGGCAATTACAGGAAGTATTATGAAAGTGAAGGAAAAAAGATAACCCACCTTATAGACCCTTCCACCGGTTACTCTATACAAAATGAAATGATCAGCGCAACTGTATATGCAAAAGATGCTATAACCGCCGATGCTTACGACAATGCGCTGATGGTAATGGGCCTGCAAAAAGCCATACAATTTGTGGAAGCAAAAAAAGATATAGCCGCTTATTTTATTTATCGCAGAAACGATGGCAGTGTTGCCGATACAGCAACCACTGCTTTCTATAAGTTATTTGATAAAGAGTAA
- a CDS encoding dipeptidase: MFIIDAHLDLSMNALEWNRDLRLPVTDIRKREAGMTDKPDRGNNTVSLDELRKANTGLVVATQIARFVAPGNPLPGWHSAEQAWAQTQGQLAWYKAMEKAGEMKMIHDLQTLEEHLVYWHSTTNTKKAIGYILSLEGADSLVTPDALHTAFDYGLRALGPAHYGPGRYANGTDATGHLNEMGRVLLKEMEQLNIILDATHLNDDAFWDAMDLFNGHVWASHNNCRALVDHNRQFSDEMIKALITKGAVIGAPLDAWMMVPGWQRGKSTAKELNCNLEKMIDHIDHICQLAGNADHVGIGTDLDGGYGTEQSPYDVDTIADLQKLPAMFIQRGYSHNDIEKIMHGNWLRFLRKAWR; encoded by the coding sequence ATGTTTATAATAGATGCTCATCTCGACCTTAGTATGAATGCGCTTGAATGGAACAGGGATCTTCGTTTGCCGGTTACCGATATACGTAAGCGCGAAGCGGGTATGACTGATAAACCTGACAGGGGCAACAACACCGTATCGCTGGATGAACTGCGCAAGGCAAACACAGGATTGGTGGTGGCCACGCAGATTGCAAGGTTTGTAGCACCTGGCAACCCTTTGCCCGGCTGGCATTCTGCTGAACAGGCCTGGGCACAAACACAGGGCCAGCTTGCCTGGTACAAAGCCATGGAGAAGGCTGGCGAAATGAAGATGATACATGACCTGCAAACGCTGGAAGAGCACCTGGTTTACTGGCATAGCACAACAAACACAAAAAAAGCAATTGGTTATATACTCAGCCTGGAAGGGGCAGATTCACTGGTGACACCTGATGCATTACATACTGCCTTTGACTATGGATTGCGTGCATTGGGACCCGCCCATTACGGACCGGGGCGTTATGCCAACGGAACGGATGCCACGGGACATTTGAATGAAATGGGCAGGGTGCTGCTAAAAGAAATGGAGCAACTGAATATCATTCTCGATGCTACTCATTTAAACGATGATGCATTTTGGGATGCAATGGACCTCTTCAATGGCCATGTATGGGCAAGTCATAACAACTGCAGGGCACTGGTAGACCATAACAGGCAGTTTAGCGATGAAATGATCAAAGCGCTGATTACAAAAGGCGCTGTAATTGGTGCACCGCTGGATGCATGGATGATGGTACCGGGCTGGCAGCGGGGAAAATCAACTGCAAAAGAGCTGAATTGCAACCTGGAGAAAATGATCGACCATATAGATCATATTTGCCAGCTTGCCGGCAATGCAGATCATGTGGGTATTGGCACAGACCTGGATGGCGGTTATGGCACAGAGCAAAGTCCCTATGATGTAGACACGATAGCGGACCTGCAGAAACTGCCTGCTATGTTTATACAACGTGGTTACAGCCATAACGATATTGAAAAAATAATGCACGGCAACTGGCTGCGGTTCCTGAGAAAAGCCTGGCGATAG
- a CDS encoding LacI family DNA-binding transcriptional regulator produces MKKKVSLKDIAQKVGVSIALVSYVLNNKNEKRISKDVATKIRETAAALNYRANQIAKSLKTNKTNTIGLIVSDIANPFSSSLARIIEDEADKYGYTVIFGSSDEDAEKSKKLIDTLTNRQVDGLIIAPADDTVEQVKMLVQEGFPFVLVDRYFPEVQTNYVALDNFKAAQTATGQLLHAGFKNIGLITYKSTLHNLQERKTGYIATLKAHGREVKKHHIKEIGYHETGPGVEKAMQQLLGGKDVVDAILFGSNILALQGVKYINARGLRVPENVGVIMFDESEALSLYSPPISYIKQPMESLGKTAVNMLLESIARNNKTSQVKLDGELVLSRSAVAVTESVV; encoded by the coding sequence ATGAAGAAAAAAGTCTCCTTAAAAGATATTGCCCAAAAAGTTGGCGTTTCAATTGCCCTTGTTTCTTATGTACTTAATAATAAGAATGAAAAGAGGATCAGCAAAGATGTTGCTACCAAAATACGGGAAACGGCAGCGGCATTGAATTACCGGGCCAACCAGATAGCCAAAAGCCTGAAAACAAATAAGACCAATACCATCGGTTTAATTGTTTCTGATATTGCCAACCCCTTTTCCTCCTCGCTTGCAAGGATTATTGAAGACGAGGCCGACAAATACGGCTATACCGTAATTTTTGGCAGTTCTGATGAAGATGCCGAAAAGTCTAAAAAGCTGATTGATACACTGACCAACCGCCAGGTTGACGGCCTGATCATCGCCCCCGCTGACGACACGGTAGAGCAGGTGAAAATGCTGGTACAGGAAGGTTTTCCATTTGTACTGGTGGATCGCTACTTTCCCGAAGTGCAAACCAATTACGTGGCACTCGATAACTTTAAGGCGGCACAAACGGCCACCGGGCAGTTACTCCATGCCGGCTTTAAAAACATTGGCCTCATCACCTACAAAAGCACTTTGCATAACCTGCAGGAAAGAAAAACAGGTTATATCGCAACGCTTAAAGCGCATGGCCGCGAGGTAAAAAAACACCACATTAAAGAGATCGGTTACCATGAAACCGGCCCTGGTGTAGAAAAAGCCATGCAGCAATTGCTGGGCGGCAAGGATGTGGTAGATGCTATCTTGTTTGGCTCCAACATCCTGGCGTTGCAGGGCGTAAAATACATCAATGCACGGGGGCTCAGGGTACCTGAAAATGTTGGCGTAATAATGTTTGATGAAAGCGAGGCCTTATCGCTTTACAGCCCGCCCATTAGTTATATAAAGCAACCAATGGAATCGCTGGGCAAAACCGCTGTTAATATGCTACTGGAGAGTATTGCCAGAAACAACAAAACATCTCAGGTTAAGCTGGATGGAGAACTGGTACTCAGCCGTTCTGCTGTGGCAGTAACCGAAAGTGTTGTATAG
- a CDS encoding Gfo/Idh/MocA family oxidoreductase, translated as MNTYKNVGVIDCSDHGSVPVLSEASKTNGYNIRKVYLSNNSSRADIKTQYPQAEIVQDAKEIIDDALIDLIIVSSPADNNMDIVGEVLEAGKYVRVI; from the coding sequence ATGAATACTTATAAAAATGTAGGCGTTATAGATTGCAGTGATCATGGATCAGTGCCGGTATTATCCGAAGCCAGCAAAACAAATGGTTACAATATCAGGAAAGTTTATCTCAGCAATAATTCTTCCCGGGCAGATATCAAAACACAATATCCGCAGGCCGAGATAGTGCAGGATGCAAAAGAGATTATTGATGATGCGTTGATTGACCTTATCATTGTATCATCACCAGCAGATAATAATATGGATATTGTTGGAGAAGTGCTCGAAGCCGGTAAATATGTAAGGGTAATTTAG
- a CDS encoding methylglyoxal synthase: protein MTTVKRIAISAQEHKKTELIEWSYFKRLALQQHQLIATGTTADILEGTVDVPVQKLQSGAMGGYKQLATMVAEGKIDALIFFSDVIHDAVNNSDIRNLLELAISKNIIVSCNRTTADHIMDSGLINEIYVPAGPSYEPATKQFANQQDPGNEVRMAV from the coding sequence ATGACAACAGTAAAAAGAATTGCCATCTCGGCACAGGAACATAAAAAGACAGAACTTATTGAATGGTCTTATTTTAAGAGACTTGCATTGCAACAGCACCAACTGATTGCTACAGGTACCACCGCGGATATTTTAGAAGGTACGGTAGATGTACCGGTTCAAAAATTACAGAGCGGTGCAATGGGCGGTTACAAACAACTGGCAACGATGGTAGCAGAAGGAAAAATTGATGCACTCATCTTCTTCAGCGATGTTATACATGATGCCGTTAACAACAGCGATATACGCAACCTGCTCGAACTGGCCATCAGTAAAAACATTATTGTAAGCTGCAACAGAACTACCGCAGATCATATTATGGATTCTGGATTGATCAATGAAATATATGTACCGGCAGGGCCATCGTATGAGCCCGCTACAAAACAATTTGCCAATCAGCAGGACCCCGGCAACGAGGTAAGAATGGCAGTATAA
- a CDS encoding MFS transporter: protein MKKEGFLSSLKPSLLTITIGGFSIGMAEFMMMGVLPDVAASLGISIPTAGHLISIYALGVVIGAPLLVALSGKFAPKKVLITLMLMFGVFNGVFALAPNYETLMIARFFAGLPHGAFFGMGAVVASKLAEPGREARAVSVMFAGLTVANIIGVPLGTYIGHNLSWRLSFFIIAAVALLAAASIKKWLPDVKASSENSFKDSVKVFGKAELWLIIGISAIGTGGLFAWISYIAPLMTEVAGFESNMVTVIMIIAGLGMAVGNFIGGRLADRFSPLKTTGFLLLTMMVSLVIVALVSSYQPTAILMTFITGAIAFAVIAPMQMLMINAAKGSEMLASAALQASANTGNALGAFLGGLPIAAGLGYTSPQYVGVGLAFTGLLFCLAIAYRQRNERLSFSQNNDTLTIPTTVKTIVHEKTHYESTIH from the coding sequence ATGAAAAAAGAAGGATTTCTTTCATCATTAAAGCCGAGCCTGCTAACGATTACGATAGGTGGCTTTAGTATAGGCATGGCAGAATTCATGATGATGGGCGTACTGCCCGATGTAGCAGCTTCATTAGGCATATCTATACCCACTGCGGGTCATCTTATATCAATCTACGCATTAGGTGTGGTAATCGGTGCACCATTGCTCGTTGCACTCTCAGGAAAGTTTGCACCCAAAAAAGTGTTGATAACTTTAATGCTCATGTTTGGTGTTTTCAACGGCGTTTTTGCACTGGCACCAAATTATGAGACACTGATGATCGCAAGGTTTTTTGCAGGGCTGCCACACGGCGCATTCTTTGGTATGGGTGCCGTGGTTGCCAGTAAACTGGCTGAGCCAGGCAGGGAGGCGAGAGCCGTATCTGTAATGTTTGCAGGCTTAACAGTAGCCAATATTATTGGTGTACCGCTTGGCACCTATATTGGCCATAATCTTAGCTGGAGATTATCATTTTTTATTATTGCAGCAGTAGCCTTATTGGCAGCAGCCAGCATTAAGAAATGGCTGCCGGATGTAAAAGCTTCTTCAGAAAACAGTTTTAAAGACAGTGTAAAGGTTTTTGGCAAGGCGGAATTGTGGCTCATCATCGGCATTTCCGCTATTGGTACCGGCGGTCTCTTTGCATGGATCAGCTATATAGCACCATTGATGACAGAAGTAGCGGGTTTTGAAAGCAATATGGTAACCGTTATAATGATCATTGCAGGCTTAGGAATGGCGGTAGGTAATTTTATCGGTGGCCGATTAGCAGATCGTTTCTCTCCATTGAAAACAACAGGATTTCTTTTGTTAACCATGATGGTTTCGCTGGTAATAGTAGCGCTTGTATCTTCTTATCAACCTACCGCAATATTAATGACATTCATTACAGGCGCGATTGCATTTGCTGTAATTGCACCTATGCAAATGCTCATGATCAATGCAGCCAAGGGCTCTGAAATGCTTGCCTCAGCTGCATTACAGGCCAGCGCTAATACCGGTAATGCACTTGGCGCCTTTTTGGGCGGTTTGCCAATTGCTGCCGGTTTAGGTTATACGTCTCCGCAATACGTGGGTGTTGGGCTGGCATTTACGGGCCTGTTATTTTGCCTGGCTATAGCTTACCGCCAACGGAATGAGCGGTTGAGCTTTTCCCAAAACAACGATACACTAACAATACCCACTACAGTAAAAACTATTGTTCACGAAAAGACACATTATGAAAGCACAATTCACTAA
- a CDS encoding inositol oxygenase family protein: MKTDFLPQQNPLESLDEWEDDLINRYPDPDTIVQHKTKEEYRDYENTTRDTVKEFYKLNHTYQTYDFVQEKRADFLKFDKKKMPVWNAFEFLNQLVDDSDPDTDLDQFQHLLQTSEAIRRDGHPDWMVAVGLIHDLGKVLCLFGEPQWAVVGDTFPVGCAYSDKVVYPEFFKLNPDFNDEVYSTKYGVYEPNCGLRNVTMSWGHDEYIYHIAKERIPEEGLYMLRYHSFYAWHREGAYDHLLDDHDRSMLKWVKLFNPYDLYSKNPTPPVWSELKPYYEELVAKYLPAEIRF; the protein is encoded by the coding sequence ATGAAGACAGATTTCTTGCCACAACAAAATCCGCTCGAATCCCTCGACGAGTGGGAAGACGATTTAATCAACCGCTACCCCGATCCGGATACGATTGTACAGCATAAAACTAAAGAGGAGTACAGGGATTATGAAAATACGACCCGCGATACGGTTAAAGAATTTTATAAACTGAACCACACATACCAGACCTACGATTTTGTACAGGAAAAACGTGCGGATTTTTTAAAGTTCGACAAAAAGAAAATGCCCGTTTGGAACGCTTTTGAATTCCTGAATCAACTGGTAGACGATTCAGATCCTGATACAGATCTCGACCAGTTTCAACACCTGTTGCAAACATCGGAAGCCATCCGCAGAGACGGCCACCCGGATTGGATGGTGGCCGTTGGGCTTATCCATGACCTTGGTAAAGTGCTTTGTCTTTTCGGAGAGCCTCAATGGGCTGTGGTCGGCGATACCTTCCCTGTTGGTTGCGCTTACTCAGATAAAGTAGTATACCCGGAATTTTTTAAACTCAACCCAGATTTCAATGATGAAGTATACAGTACCAAATATGGTGTGTACGAACCAAATTGTGGTTTAAGAAATGTAACCATGAGCTGGGGCCACGATGAGTATATCTACCACATTGCAAAAGAGCGCATACCGGAAGAAGGATTGTACATGCTGCGTTACCACTCGTTTTATGCATGGCACAGGGAAGGCGCCTATGATCATTTACTGGATGACCACGACAGGTCAATGCTAAAGTGGGTTAAGCTGTTCAACCCGTATGATCTGTATTCCAAAAATCCTACACCGCCCGTATGGTCAGAGTTAAAACCGTATTATGAAGAGCTGGTGGCAAAATACCTGCCTGCAGAAATCAGGTTTTAA
- a CDS encoding T9SS type A sorting domain-containing protein, with the protein MKKSIMYLVLLSIAFTASATRTLTNSFSEKEISVKNSIKEDSSANNIEKDVEPAHVRKAPRPLKVFDVYPTRANKIIYIRITGKQVVSMTNGDGRQIFKTAIREKATVDLSILPEGNYQLKDEKTGVVKQFIIIRS; encoded by the coding sequence TTGAAAAAATCCATCATGTACCTGGTGCTGCTAAGCATAGCATTTACAGCATCTGCCACGAGAACACTTACAAACAGTTTTTCTGAAAAAGAAATTTCTGTAAAAAACAGCATCAAAGAAGACAGCTCTGCGAACAACATTGAAAAAGATGTGGAACCTGCGCATGTAAGAAAAGCACCGCGGCCACTCAAAGTATTTGATGTGTATCCTACCCGTGCAAACAAGATCATCTACATCCGCATTACCGGCAAACAGGTAGTTTCTATGACCAATGGCGATGGCAGGCAAATCTTCAAAACTGCCATCAGGGAAAAAGCCACAGTAGACCTTAGCATATTGCCTGAGGGCAATTACCAGTTAAAAGATGAGAAAACAGGTGTGGTAAAGCAATTCATCATTATAAGAAGTTAG
- a CDS encoding phosphosulfolactate synthase: MNFNLSQMPERTQRPRTSGVTMVMDKGLSIAEVHNFMSISYPHVDIIKLGFGTSYVTPNLREKIEAYQSYDVPVYFGGTLFEAFLIRNQFEDYISICKDYKIDYMEVSDGSITIPHAEKCGYIEKLTKHGTVLSEVGSKDAAHIIPPYKWIELMRAELEAGSSYVIAEAREAGNVGIYRGSGEVREGLVQEILTQIPGEKILWEAPQKAQQLYFLELLGCNVNLGNIAPTEVIPLEAMRVGLRGDTFSLYLNKETA, from the coding sequence ATGAATTTTAATTTATCGCAAATGCCCGAACGCACTCAGAGACCGCGGACTTCCGGCGTTACAATGGTTATGGATAAGGGACTGAGTATTGCGGAGGTACATAATTTCATGAGCATTTCTTACCCGCATGTTGATATTATAAAACTAGGTTTTGGCACATCGTACGTTACTCCAAACCTGAGAGAAAAAATAGAGGCGTATCAATCTTATGATGTGCCGGTTTATTTTGGTGGTACATTGTTTGAAGCTTTCCTTATAAGGAACCAGTTTGAAGATTATATATCCATCTGCAAAGATTACAAGATCGATTACATGGAAGTAAGTGATGGCTCCATCACCATTCCACACGCAGAAAAATGCGGCTATATAGAAAAGCTTACCAAACATGGCACGGTATTGAGTGAAGTAGGCAGCAAAGATGCTGCACACATTATTCCACCCTATAAATGGATTGAACTGATGCGTGCAGAACTTGAAGCAGGCTCTTCTTATGTTATTGCTGAGGCGCGTGAAGCAGGCAATGTGGGTATTTATCGTGGCAGTGGCGAAGTACGTGAAGGACTGGTGCAGGAGATACTGACACAGATACCCGGAGAAAAGATCTTATGGGAGGCGCCGCAAAAAGCACAGCAATTATATTTCCTGGAACTGCTTGGCTGTAATGTAAACCTTGGCAATATTGCGCCAACAGAAGTTATTCCGCTGGAAGCAATGAGAGTGGGTTTACGCGGAGATACCTTTAGCTTATACCTGAATAAAGAAACGGCATGA
- a CDS encoding shikimate dehydrogenase family protein encodes MTKEYGLIGYPLSHSFSQKYFTEKFHRDGITNAVFEAFAIPSIDYLPHLIEERQLLKGFAVTIPYKREVIQYLDYKTPAVETMNACNCVCIRHGKLHGYNTDITGFEKSFIRYLQPHHTKALILGTGGASSAVAFVLDKLHIDYRYVSRHRNEDLQILGYADLDENIMSLYPLIINCTPVGTAPGIDEAPEIPYQLLTEKHYLFDLVYNPAKTKFLALGEAQGAAIQNGYDMLILQAEENWKLWNQED; translated from the coding sequence ATGACGAAAGAATATGGATTAATTGGCTACCCATTATCTCATTCATTTTCCCAGAAATACTTTACGGAAAAATTTCACCGCGATGGAATAACCAACGCAGTTTTTGAGGCATTCGCTATACCATCTATCGACTACCTGCCACATCTTATTGAAGAGCGCCAGTTATTAAAAGGTTTTGCTGTAACCATACCTTACAAAAGAGAGGTGATACAATACCTCGACTACAAAACGCCGGCGGTTGAAACAATGAATGCCTGTAACTGTGTATGTATAAGACATGGCAAACTGCACGGGTACAATACAGATATTACCGGTTTTGAAAAATCATTTATCAGGTATTTACAACCGCACCATACAAAAGCTTTAATACTTGGTACCGGTGGCGCATCATCTGCAGTTGCGTTTGTTTTGGACAAATTGCATATTGATTACAGGTATGTATCGCGGCACCGCAACGAAGACCTGCAGATTCTTGGCTATGCGGACCTGGATGAAAATATTATGAGCCTTTACCCGCTGATCATCAACTGCACACCGGTAGGTACGGCTCCGGGAATTGATGAAGCGCCGGAAATTCCCTACCAGTTGCTTACAGAAAAACATTACCTTTTTGATCTTGTGTACAACCCTGCCAAAACAAAGTTCCTGGCACTGGGAGAAGCGCAGGGAGCGGCTATACAGAACGGCTACGATATGCTGATCTTACAGGCAGAAGAAAACTGGAAGTTGTGGAACCAGGAAGATTAA